In Anabrus simplex isolate iqAnaSimp1 chromosome 4, ASM4041472v1, whole genome shotgun sequence, a single genomic region encodes these proteins:
- the Atg14 gene encoding beclin 1-associated autophagy-related key regulator, whose amino-acid sequence MATSGSDYSCEAPADFHLSSSTENSGSRFTSSVEKCYLCIKPGKTFYCKQCIQNGDFVHSTGHYSERFAEKQLHLLHWRKKRLLVEDQCRAIILKCLEANRLRCEIDACRERIRFLRLLMEDTKQKITESEYKTATVSEINQHRSERLPRYEERVCKLERYVIQMAADTEKQRRLVHQMQHELKKVIRASIQQLVQYIFPIAQVQPPPKDAVSSCTSPIQQIKIASTAWDSNIQRHLLVVPVMNEDGKEISHAGQVSSADDNVAEDTVCALADATRTAYIRGRWVFTDSSGELQHCIVSPSLPSSGDYSAYSTWVSANKDGVPGGNTEDVGHNPAYNISAALTYTTQLVNVLAFYLDVRLPTRLCYSDFCGHEMTDQQFARRVARLNSNVLHLCFSQNVNPELLHPTRTLQNILHLLNTRVSDLGRQGPLEVDPVLAKSLEDQLAKDLEYNEDSGSEDESDNVPWEWEAVPHIPCPEINVGPISSTVSQQSLTSTHQATSVAGGLVTSAVASLASIWRGWTGNR is encoded by the coding sequence ATGGCAACAAGTGGATCAGATTACAGTTGTGAAGCACCAGCCGATTTTCATTTGTCTTCTTCCACGGAGAATAGTGGTAGTAGATTTACTTCATCTGTTGAAAAGTGTTATCTTTGTATTAAACCAGGAAAGACATTCTACTGCAAGCAGTGTATACAAAATGGAGACTTTGTTCATTCTACTGGACATTACTCAGAAAGGTTTGCTGAAAAGCAGTTACATCTTCTTCACTGGAGGAAGAAAAGACTCTTAGTTGAAGATCAGTGTAGAGCTATAATATTGAAATGTTTGGAAGCTAATCGGTTGCGATGTGAAATTGATGCTTGTCGTGAAAGAATTAGGTTCCTGCGTTTGTTAATGGAGGATACTAAACAGAAAATTACAGAAAGTGAATATAAGACTGCCACGGTTTCTGAAATAAACCAGCATCGTAGTGAGAGATTGCCTCGTTATGAAGAACGAGTTTGTAAATTGGAGCGCTATGTCATCCAGATGGCAGCTGATACTGAGAAACAGCGTCGGCTTGTTCATCAAATGCAACATGAGCTGAAGAAAGTAATCAGAGCAAGTATTCAACAACTTGTCCAGTACATTTTTCCTATTGCACAAGTACAACCACCACCTAAAGATGCtgtttcatcttgtacttctcccATTCAACAAATAAAAATTGCTTCTACCGCTTGGGACAGTAACATACAGAGACATTTACTCGTGGTTCCTGTGATGAATGAAGATGGGAAAGAGATATCTCATGCTGGTCAAGTATCGAGTGCAGATGATAATGTAGCTGAAGACACTGTGTGTGCCTTGGCTGATGCAACTCGGACAGCTTATATTCGTGGTCGTTGGGTTTTTACTGACAGCTCTGGCGAGCTTCAGCATTGCATAGTATCTCCTTCACTTCCAAGCTCAGGTGACTATTCTGCTTATTCCACCTGGGTGTCTGCCAATAAGGATGGAGTACCTGGTGGTAATACTGAAGATGTTGGTCACAATCCTGCATATAATATAAGTGCTGCTCTCACATACACTACTCAGCTTGTTAATGTGTTAGCATTCTATTTAGATGTGCGACTTCCTACAAGGCTCTGCTATAGTGATTTTTGTGGACATGAGATGACTGATCAACAATTTGCTAGAAGGGTAGCTAGACTGAATTCAAATGTTCTACATTTATGTTTCTCACAGAATGTTAATCCTGAATTGCTACATCCAACTCGGACCCTGCAAAATATTCTGCATTTGCTAAACACACGAGTTAGTGATCTTGGAAGGCAAGGTCCCTTAGAAGTAGATCCTGTTCTTGCTAAATCCTTAGAAGATCAGCTGGCCAAAGATTTGGAGTACAATGAAGACTCAGGATCTGAAGATGAAAGTGACAATGTACCATGGGAGTGGGAGGCAGTGCCACATATCCCATGTCCTGAAATCAATGTGGGTCCTATTAGCAGTACCGTGTCGCAACAGTCTCTTACCAGCACTCACCAAGCAACAAGTGTGGCTGGTGGTTTAGTGACTAGTGCAGTAGCTAGTTTGGCCTCAATATGGCGAGGATGGACTGGCAATCGGTAG